A part of Gammaproteobacteria bacterium genomic DNA contains:
- a CDS encoding acylphosphatase — protein MSKQCIHFLISGKVQGVWFRASTQSEARKLNLTGWVKNTEDGKVEIVACGEESQITQLHTWLKRGPPQAQVEEVLREKWHAEQHAHFEVR, from the coding sequence ATGTCTAAGCAATGTATCCATTTTTTAATTAGTGGCAAAGTCCAAGGCGTTTGGTTCCGTGCTTCGACCCAGAGTGAAGCGAGAAAATTAAATTTAACGGGTTGGGTTAAAAATACGGAAGATGGGAAAGTTGAAATTGTAGCTTGTGGCGAAGAAAGCCAAATCACCCAATTGCACACTTGGTTAAAGCGCGGACCGCCGCAAGCGCAAGTCGAAGAAGTTTTAAGAGAGAAATGGCATGCTGAGCAACACGCTCATTTTGAAGTCAGATGA
- the hemL gene encoding glutamate-1-semialdehyde 2,1-aminomutase, whose amino-acid sequence MNNSKLLFAEAKKYLPGGVNSPVRSFYGVTGDPIFFKSGKGAYLTDADGRQFLDYVCSWGPLILGHAHPHVIAKVSETLQQGLGFGASTEIEVKLAKKVCELMPTIEMVRFVSSGTEAAMTAIRVARGFTKRNKIIKFAGCYHGHADSLLVSAGSGALTLGIPSSAGIPDAVAQETLVAEFNRLDEVKALFARYGNEIAAVILEPVAANMNLILPNDGFLAGLRQLCDEYKSLLIYDEVITGFRIAKGGATAHYGVQPDLIVLGKIVGGGLPAAAFGGKAEIMRTLAPLGPVYQAGTLSGNPLAMAAGLATLELLEMPEFYDDLSAKSRTLTEGLERTAKRAGVALQTRHIGGAFGLFFTESATIESEGDVKRCDLQLFKRFFHGMLSEGIYFAPSAFEIGFISASHTEEDIQRTIHIASKVFTDLATKQFDFPLNGGV is encoded by the coding sequence ATGAATAATTCTAAATTATTATTTGCAGAAGCAAAAAAGTATTTGCCTGGAGGGGTCAATTCCCCGGTTCGTTCTTTCTACGGCGTCACAGGCGATCCTATTTTTTTTAAAAGCGGTAAGGGTGCCTATTTAACCGATGCTGATGGTCGCCAATTTTTAGATTATGTCTGCTCTTGGGGACCGCTTATCCTCGGTCATGCTCATCCCCATGTCATTGCAAAAGTGTCAGAAACACTACAGCAGGGCTTAGGCTTTGGTGCCTCAACTGAAATTGAAGTTAAGCTTGCCAAAAAAGTTTGTGAGTTGATGCCGACGATTGAAATGGTACGTTTCGTAAGTTCCGGTACAGAAGCTGCGATGACGGCGATTCGAGTGGCGCGCGGATTTACTAAACGAAATAAAATTATTAAATTTGCTGGTTGCTATCACGGCCATGCTGATTCCCTTTTGGTTTCTGCGGGTTCAGGAGCATTAACCTTAGGAATTCCAAGTTCTGCAGGCATTCCTGATGCTGTTGCCCAGGAGACTTTAGTTGCAGAATTTAATCGATTGGATGAAGTGAAAGCTTTATTTGCACGGTATGGCAATGAAATTGCCGCCGTCATCCTCGAGCCAGTCGCGGCTAATATGAATTTGATTTTACCCAATGATGGTTTTTTAGCCGGCTTGCGTCAACTGTGTGATGAATACAAGAGCTTACTCATTTATGACGAAGTGATTACAGGTTTTCGTATCGCAAAAGGTGGTGCAACCGCTCACTACGGCGTTCAACCCGATTTGATCGTGTTAGGAAAAATTGTTGGCGGCGGTTTACCTGCTGCGGCATTCGGTGGCAAAGCAGAGATTATGCGCACCCTTGCTCCCTTAGGTCCAGTTTATCAAGCGGGCACTTTATCAGGTAATCCTTTGGCCATGGCGGCAGGGCTCGCGACCCTTGAATTACTTGAAATGCCCGAATTTTATGATGATTTAAGTGCAAAATCGCGCACCCTTACCGAAGGTCTGGAAAGAACCGCAAAGCGCGCAGGCGTAGCCCTACAAACGCGTCACATTGGCGGTGCTTTTGGCTTGTTTTTCACTGAATCTGCAACCATTGAGTCAGAAGGTGATGTAAAACGTTGTGACTTACAACTGTTTAAACGCTTTTTTCATGGCATGTTGAGCGAAGGAATTTATTTTGCGCCCTCGGCATTTGAAATTGGATTTATCTCTGCAAGTCACACTGAAGAAGACATTCAACGCACAATCCACATCGCAAGTAAAGTATTCACCGATCTTGCTACGAAACAATTCGATTTTCCTCTTAATGGTGGGGTGTAA
- the hslU gene encoding ATP-dependent protease ATPase subunit HslU — protein sequence MIPTTPTPGDIVIELDKHIIGQADAKRAVAVALRNRWRRMQLSSPLRDEIMPKNILMIGPTGVGKTEIARRLAKLADAPFIKVEATKFTEVGYVGRDVESIIRDLVDMAIKMIREKEMAKVRALAEEAAEDRILNALLPPPRGSFVGEPHDPLKEDSSTRSLFRQKLRDGLLDDKEIELELSMTPFGVEIMSPPGMEEMTSQLQSMFQNLGSERKKLRKLKVADARKHLREEEATKLVDDDEIKAHAIESVEQSGIVFIDEIDKIAKRSEYAGADVSREGVQRDLLPLIEGSTISTKYGMVRTDHILFIASGAFHFAKPSDLIPELQGRLPIRVELKSLSTDDFVRILTEPEASLTEQYTALLGTEGVKINFTLDGVRRIAEIAWQVNERLENIGARRLHTVLERLLEEISYHASDMKDQEINIDALYVDGRLHDLIQDEDLTSYIL from the coding sequence ATGATTCCAACTACACCAACCCCTGGTGATATTGTTATTGAATTAGATAAACATATTATTGGTCAAGCTGATGCAAAACGTGCTGTGGCTGTTGCTCTGCGTAATCGCTGGCGCCGTATGCAATTATCATCACCTTTACGGGATGAAATCATGCCTAAAAATATTTTAATGATTGGCCCTACAGGCGTCGGTAAAACAGAAATTGCCCGACGTTTAGCAAAGTTAGCCGATGCCCCTTTTATTAAAGTTGAAGCAACTAAATTTACCGAAGTAGGTTATGTGGGGCGAGATGTTGAATCCATAATCCGCGATTTGGTTGATATGGCTATTAAAATGATCCGCGAAAAAGAAATGGCTAAGGTCCGCGCTTTAGCGGAGGAAGCTGCAGAAGATCGTATTTTAAATGCTTTGCTTCCGCCACCTCGCGGTAGTTTTGTGGGTGAGCCGCATGATCCTTTAAAAGAAGATTCTTCAACGCGATCTCTTTTTCGTCAAAAGTTACGTGATGGATTGCTGGATGATAAAGAAATTGAATTAGAACTTTCAATGACGCCTTTTGGCGTTGAAATCATGTCGCCACCCGGCATGGAGGAAATGACGAGTCAATTACAAAGCATGTTTCAAAATTTAGGTTCTGAACGAAAAAAATTACGTAAGTTAAAAGTTGCTGATGCAAGAAAACATTTGCGCGAAGAAGAGGCAACCAAACTTGTCGATGATGACGAAATTAAAGCCCATGCTATTGAGAGTGTTGAACAAAGTGGCATCGTCTTTATTGATGAAATCGATAAAATTGCAAAACGATCAGAATATGCAGGTGCCGATGTTTCACGCGAAGGCGTGCAGCGCGATTTATTACCCCTTATTGAAGGCTCAACCATCTCAACCAAATATGGCATGGTGCGCACCGATCATATTTTATTTATAGCCTCCGGTGCTTTTCATTTTGCTAAACCTTCGGATTTAATTCCTGAGCTGCAAGGTCGCTTACCCATCCGGGTTGAATTAAAATCCTTAAGTACAGATGATTTTGTTCGTATTTTAACTGAACCTGAAGCGTCACTTACCGAGCAATATACTGCTCTATTGGGGACGGAAGGTGTGAAAATTAATTTCACCCTTGACGGTGTTAGACGAATCGCAGAAATTGCTTGGCAAGTGAATGAGCGCTTAGAAAATATTGGTGCACGTCGGTTACATACCGTGCTTGAACGTTTGTTAGAAGAAATTTCTTATCATGCTTCTGATATGAAGGATCAAGAAATAAATATCGACGCACTCTATGTGGATGGTCGGTTACATGATCTTATTCAGGATGAAGATTTAACGAGTTATATTCTATAA
- a CDS encoding rubredoxin codes for MMTYKRFMCLLCGYIYDESKGWPQDGIAPGTKWEDVPPAWQCPECGATKDDFEMIEIE; via the coding sequence ATAATGACTTATAAACGTTTTATGTGTTTATTGTGTGGATATATTTACGACGAATCCAAAGGTTGGCCTCAAGATGGTATTGCTCCAGGAACGAAATGGGAAGATGTTCCACCTGCTTGGCAATGTCCAGAATGTGGCGCCACTAAAGATGATTTTGAAATGATTGAAATTGAATAG
- the rph gene encoding ribonuclease PH, whose amino-acid sequence MRPSGRDNHQLRNVTITRNFTQYAEGAVLIQCGKTKVICTASLSSGVPPFLKDTGSGWVTAEYGMLPRSTHSRMNREAVKGKQSGRTQEIQRLIGRSLRAAVNLQAMGEHTIAIDCDVIQADGGTRTAAITGGCVALYDALLVLVQEKNLVASPFKQFVAAISAGIYQGELVLDLDYAEDSNAETDMNVVMTEHQGIIEIQGTAEKNTFTRKELDQLLNLAGDGIQSLVQIQKENARKV is encoded by the coding sequence ATGCGCCCTTCAGGTCGAGATAATCACCAACTACGTAATGTGACCATTACGCGCAACTTTACTCAATATGCTGAAGGAGCAGTCCTTATTCAATGTGGTAAGACGAAAGTAATTTGTACAGCTAGTTTATCCTCGGGAGTTCCACCTTTTTTAAAAGATACAGGTTCGGGTTGGGTTACGGCTGAATATGGCATGCTTCCTCGTTCAACCCATTCTCGAATGAATCGAGAAGCAGTGAAGGGTAAGCAAAGTGGTCGAACCCAAGAAATCCAACGGTTAATTGGTCGCTCGCTACGCGCTGCAGTGAATTTACAAGCAATGGGTGAACATACCATTGCTATCGATTGCGACGTCATCCAAGCAGATGGTGGAACCCGTACCGCAGCAATTACAGGCGGTTGCGTAGCACTTTATGATGCACTCCTTGTCTTAGTCCAGGAAAAAAATTTAGTTGCATCCCCCTTTAAACAATTTGTCGCAGCGATCTCTGCAGGCATTTATCAAGGTGAATTAGTTTTAGATTTGGATTATGCAGAAGATTCAAATGCCGAAACTGACATGAATGTTGTGATGACAGAGCATCAAGGGATCATTGAAATTCAAGGCACAGCTGAGAAAAATACTTTTACGCGAAAAGAATTAGATCAATTATTGAATCTTGCCGGTGATGGTATTCAATCTTTAGTACAAATACAAAAAGAAAATGCAAGAAAGGTTTAA
- the rpe gene encoding ribulose-phosphate 3-epimerase: MRKFIIAPSLLSADFAKLGEEANAVLAAGADMLHLDVMDNHYVPNLTVGPLVCEALRKFGITAPIDVHLMTNPVDCLITDFAAAGASQITFHPDCSYHVDRSLTLIQRHGLKAGLALNPATSLECLDYVLDKIDLILIMSVNPGFGGQRFIPIIYDKIKKLRAKIDAVGREITLAVDGGVTVENIASIGEAGAEMFIAGSAIFNQPNYQEVITAMRQQLESLS, translated from the coding sequence ATGCGTAAATTTATAATTGCTCCATCTCTACTGTCCGCAGATTTTGCTAAATTGGGTGAAGAGGCCAATGCGGTTCTTGCCGCAGGGGCAGATATGTTGCATTTGGATGTAATGGATAATCATTATGTCCCGAACTTGACAGTCGGGCCTTTGGTTTGTGAGGCATTGCGTAAATTTGGGATAACAGCGCCCATTGACGTGCATTTGATGACGAATCCTGTAGATTGCCTCATCACTGATTTTGCAGCAGCGGGTGCATCGCAAATTACTTTTCATCCTGATTGTTCTTACCATGTTGATCGTAGTCTCACGCTCATTCAAAGACATGGTTTAAAGGCTGGTCTTGCATTAAATCCAGCGACGTCATTAGAGTGTCTTGACTACGTTTTAGATAAAATAGATTTGATATTGATAATGTCTGTTAATCCTGGGTTTGGTGGACAACGTTTTATCCCCATTATCTACGATAAAATCAAAAAATTAAGAGCCAAAATTGATGCAGTAGGAAGAGAAATTACACTTGCAGTCGATGGAGGGGTCACGGTTGAAAACATTGCATCGATCGGAGAAGCAGGTGCTGAAATGTTTATTGCAGGTTCTGCAATTTTTAATCAACCCAATTATCAAGAAGTTATTACCGCCATGCGTCAACAATTAGAGTCCTTAAGCTGA
- the rpiA gene encoding ribose-5-phosphate isomerase RpiA, producing MDQNAGKKAAAYAALEWVKEDTVVGVGTGSTVDFFIEALKTIKHKIEGAVASSIATANKLKAAHIPLYDLNALDELFLYVDGADEVNSAKQMIKGGGGAMTREKIIATCAKQFICIADVSKKVEMLGQFPIAVEVLAVARSYVARQLVKLGGDPVYREGFVTDNGNIILDLYNLKLLNPKQVEINIKEIVGVVESGVFARRVADIVLLGSAEGVVKF from the coding sequence ATGGACCAAAATGCAGGCAAAAAAGCCGCAGCCTACGCGGCTTTAGAATGGGTCAAAGAAGACACCGTAGTTGGCGTTGGCACGGGAAGTACCGTTGATTTTTTTATCGAAGCCTTGAAGACGATAAAGCATAAAATTGAAGGTGCTGTTGCAAGTTCAATTGCGACTGCCAATAAGCTTAAAGCTGCTCATATTCCTTTGTATGATTTAAACGCTTTGGATGAGCTATTTCTTTATGTCGATGGTGCCGATGAAGTGAATAGCGCGAAACAAATGATTAAGGGCGGCGGTGGCGCAATGACCCGGGAAAAAATTATTGCCACGTGTGCCAAACAATTTATTTGCATTGCTGATGTGAGTAAAAAAGTTGAAATGCTTGGTCAATTCCCTATTGCAGTAGAAGTCCTGGCCGTGGCAAGAAGTTATGTTGCAAGGCAACTCGTCAAACTGGGCGGAGACCCTGTTTATCGTGAAGGCTTTGTAACTGATAATGGCAATATCATTTTAGATCTCTATAATCTGAAATTGCTTAATCCTAAGCAAGTCGAAATAAATATTAAAGAGATAGTTGGTGTAGTTGAAAGTGGTGTATTTGCACGACGAGTGGCAGACATCGTGTTGCTTGGAAGCGCAGAAGGTGTGGTGAAATTTTAA
- a CDS encoding VOC family protein translates to MKKPNAHLGMRHIALNVINITACKYFYVELLHMTLAWQPDAENVYLTSGTDNLALHTLKDADHFNQPQHLDHLGFFLKTREDVDQWYDYLRAHDVEMKAAPKDHRDGTRSFYCADPEGNIVQMIYYPLPG, encoded by the coding sequence ATGAAAAAACCTAATGCTCACCTCGGCATGCGCCACATTGCACTCAACGTAATCAATATCACAGCATGCAAATATTTTTATGTTGAATTGTTGCATATGACTTTAGCTTGGCAACCTGATGCTGAGAATGTTTACCTCACTTCAGGCACAGATAATTTAGCTCTCCACACTTTGAAAGATGCAGATCATTTTAATCAACCCCAACATTTAGACCACTTGGGTTTTTTTCTAAAAACCAGAGAGGATGTGGATCAATGGTATGACTATTTGCGTGCGCACGATGTAGAAATGAAAGCAGCGCCGAAGGATCACCGTGATGGTACGCGTAGTTTTTATTGTGCAGATCCTGAAGGGAACATTGTTCAAATGATTTATTATCCATTACCAGGTTAA
- the hslV gene encoding ATP-dependent protease subunit HslV has product MNNLHGTTIISVRRNGVVVVGGDGQVTLGHTVMKSNARKVRRLYNNKILAGFAGGTADAFTLFERFEAKLETHQGNLVRSAVELAKDWRTDRMLRRLEAMLVVADAKASLIITGNGDVIEPENSLIAIGSGGPYAKSAALALIENTDLDARSITEKSLTIAAEVCIYTNLNFTIEALDASTNK; this is encoded by the coding sequence TTGAACAATTTACACGGTACCACAATTATTTCTGTCCGCCGTAATGGTGTTGTGGTTGTCGGCGGCGATGGACAAGTTACGCTTGGCCACACCGTGATGAAATCAAATGCTAGGAAAGTACGTCGACTCTATAATAATAAAATTTTAGCAGGTTTTGCAGGCGGGACCGCAGATGCATTTACGTTATTTGAACGTTTTGAGGCGAAGCTTGAAACGCACCAGGGTAACCTCGTGCGCTCGGCTGTAGAATTAGCCAAAGATTGGCGAACGGATAGGATGTTGAGACGTCTGGAAGCGATGTTAGTCGTTGCTGATGCCAAAGCATCATTAATCATAACGGGTAATGGTGACGTCATTGAGCCAGAAAATTCACTTATTGCAATTGGTTCGGGCGGACCCTATGCAAAATCTGCGGCTTTAGCGCTGATAGAAAATACAGATTTAGATGCTCGATCGATCACTGAAAAGTCACTGACTATTGCTGCAGAAGTCTGCATTTATACCAACCTCAATTTTACAATCGAAGCTTTGGATGCATCCACAAACAAATAA